GGAACGTAATGCTCGCGCCTATCACGACTCGGCTATGGCGGTAGCCGGGCCGCTGGGGCTTGAATTTGTTGAGCTTGACGACTGGAACTGCTGCGGCGCCAGCGAGTATTTTTCGCTGGAG
This DNA window, taken from Anaerolineae bacterium, encodes the following:
- a CDS encoding heterodisulfide reductase subunit B gives rise to the protein MKYGYYPGCSLERNARAYHDSAMAVAGPLGLEFVELDDWNCCGASEYFSLE